From one Coleofasciculus sp. FACHB-1120 genomic stretch:
- a CDS encoding HEAT repeat domain-containing protein: MELIQRTTLLYQAGSSDKVYEVDLCKTGENRYLVNFRYGRRGTTLKEGTKTVQAVPLAQAQRVFDKLIDSQIQKGYRDVTAGAVSEAAAPAPVQTASNVPVTSDPRHQAILNRLANRDNRKWPLERAIWRAGELKIGEATPLLIQLIRTGEPLRDYCIAWALGWCGDESAIPFVRELSQHKSVAEFVRRIAWEALFKLSDEQTQGQMRSEKIEQLPLELRDLARNGTAEAFATTLRDYLNSSDYRRFAVLDTIYQIDNEYVRPALLDILCETPFKSNYFQRIRHIFKMAEYRHDAEVFGILAYAFEKEPGTFNNKRTGWQWDSARREYYRTGQRRYTEELKSPQSNKVYSQQTREYLRRRVWRTLKTLGEESDSNYINLAVNILLQYSDDDAQPAKQSTFRRWNGQRRSYESFTRGWDTYAGYVIFNHILYENSPRYASHHKAWRCRDGYKPGDPEPKVREEAFPELWQQNPAALVQLLIESDCRPVHHFAVKALRVCKEFCDRLDTDTLIKFLNKPYAITAEFGFLLARDRYNPAQPNSELVLALANCAFQEARTQAYRWIEQQREFFFESSDFIAGLVTSQQADTRSFARRLLSSSILTDTTARVLIGRIIAAVLVLEPTQTDMSREISETLLLCFAPQLCNLGLGVILDLLNHPMPEIQELGARILLNHDIRAVDLPPDLIELLLSSPYESVRGIGVRIFGQLPDERLLSDRILIVSMAINAVADIRNAIRPVIRRLAANNPNFATELASDFIDVLITPERHEGVHKDVVQLMREDIPGWMSNISKERAMQLLRAKSSVAQELGGLVLRENSDRFLPDFETSEIVKLANHEILSVREAAREMFLKTLNRIRTNSQEMLSAVRLLESKWDDSREFASRIFSTDFTNEDWTPEVMVSVCDSIREDVRSFGRDLVTRNFKETDGQEYLLKFSEHPSTDMQTFATNYLENHAVNNSQRLRDLTPYFISVLSGVNRGRVSKQRIFAFLDTEAQKSEEAAQIVTEILTRQSVTMAIGDKATAIQIMLKIQKAYPQISLPIQVKAISQIRN; encoded by the coding sequence ATGGAACTCATCCAACGGACTACGCTTCTCTACCAAGCCGGGAGTTCAGATAAAGTCTACGAAGTCGATCTCTGCAAGACAGGTGAAAACCGCTACCTCGTTAACTTTCGCTACGGACGACGCGGCACAACGCTCAAGGAAGGTACAAAGACGGTTCAGGCTGTACCTTTAGCCCAAGCGCAGCGAGTGTTCGATAAGCTGATTGACTCCCAAATTCAGAAGGGCTATCGGGATGTCACCGCTGGGGCAGTTAGCGAGGCGGCTGCACCCGCACCAGTCCAAACTGCAAGTAATGTACCAGTCACCAGCGACCCACGCCACCAAGCCATCCTCAACCGTTTGGCGAACCGGGACAATCGAAAATGGCCTCTGGAACGGGCGATTTGGCGGGCTGGCGAACTTAAAATCGGGGAAGCTACGCCGTTGTTAATTCAACTCATTAGAACTGGCGAACCTTTGAGAGATTACTGCATCGCTTGGGCGTTGGGTTGGTGTGGGGATGAAAGTGCCATTCCCTTTGTCAGAGAACTTTCCCAGCATAAATCGGTTGCTGAATTCGTCCGCCGCATCGCCTGGGAAGCACTATTTAAATTATCAGATGAACAGACACAAGGGCAGATGCGTTCTGAGAAGATAGAACAACTGCCCTTAGAGTTGCGGGATTTAGCCCGAAATGGAACAGCAGAAGCATTTGCAACTACACTTCGCGATTATTTAAATAGCAGCGACTACAGGCGTTTTGCCGTCCTCGATACTATTTATCAAATCGATAACGAGTACGTGCGTCCAGCACTACTTGATATTTTATGCGAAACACCTTTTAAATCTAACTACTTCCAGCGAATTCGCCATATTTTCAAAATGGCTGAATATCGCCATGATGCAGAAGTTTTTGGCATCCTTGCTTATGCCTTTGAGAAAGAACCGGGGACGTTTAATAATAAACGTACAGGTTGGCAATGGGACTCGGCAAGACGCGAATATTATAGGACCGGGCAACGTCGTTACACTGAAGAACTCAAGAGTCCGCAGTCAAATAAAGTTTACAGCCAACAAACTCGTGAATATCTGCGGCGGCGAGTTTGGCGTACTCTTAAAACTTTGGGTGAAGAAAGCGATTCTAACTATATCAATCTTGCAGTCAATATTCTCCTACAGTATTCGGATGATGACGCTCAACCAGCCAAGCAGTCAACTTTCAGGAGATGGAACGGACAACGCCGTTCCTATGAAAGCTTTACTAGAGGTTGGGATACTTATGCGGGCTATGTAATTTTTAATCATATTCTCTACGAAAACAGTCCCCGCTATGCCTCTCATCATAAAGCGTGGCGTTGTCGAGACGGTTACAAACCAGGAGATCCAGAACCGAAAGTTAGAGAAGAAGCTTTTCCCGAACTTTGGCAGCAAAACCCAGCAGCACTTGTACAGTTATTAATAGAAAGTGATTGCCGTCCGGTGCATCATTTTGCAGTTAAGGCGTTGCGCGTCTGCAAAGAATTTTGCGATCGCCTTGACACAGACACATTAATCAAATTCCTGAATAAACCCTACGCAATAACTGCTGAATTCGGATTTTTACTGGCACGCGATCGCTACAACCCCGCCCAACCCAACAGCGAGTTAGTTTTGGCTCTTGCTAATTGTGCATTCCAAGAAGCACGTACACAAGCCTATCGCTGGATCGAACAGCAACGAGAATTCTTTTTTGAATCCAGTGACTTTATCGCGGGTTTAGTGACCAGTCAACAAGCTGATACCCGTTCTTTTGCGCGAAGGTTACTAAGTTCATCAATTTTAACCGATACAACCGCCAGGGTACTCATCGGAAGAATCATTGCTGCTGTGTTGGTACTAGAACCTACGCAAACAGATATGTCAAGAGAAATTAGTGAAACTTTGTTGCTCTGTTTTGCGCCGCAACTGTGTAATTTGGGGTTGGGTGTAATCCTTGATTTACTTAATCACCCGATGCCGGAGATTCAAGAATTAGGCGCAAGAATTCTATTAAATCATGATATTCGTGCTGTTGATCTACCGCCAGATTTAATTGAATTACTTCTTTCCTCTCCTTATGAGTCGGTGCGGGGGATTGGGGTGAGGATTTTTGGACAACTACCTGATGAGAGATTATTAAGCGATCGCATCCTCATCGTCTCAATGGCAATTAACGCTGTCGCTGATATTCGTAACGCAATCCGTCCAGTGATTCGACGTTTGGCAGCTAATAATCCAAATTTTGCTACCGAGTTAGCATCTGATTTTATTGATGTCTTAATTACGCCAGAGAGACACGAAGGTGTCCACAAGGATGTAGTACAACTGATGCGAGAAGACATACCAGGATGGATGTCTAATATCAGCAAAGAACGCGCGATGCAGCTCCTTCGTGCTAAATCTTCAGTCGCACAGGAATTAGGTGGTTTGGTATTGAGAGAAAATAGCGATCGCTTTCTCCCTGACTTCGAGACAAGTGAGATTGTCAAGCTGGCAAATCACGAAATTTTATCAGTGCGTGAAGCAGCAAGAGAAATGTTTTTAAAAACCTTAAACCGTATCCGCACCAACTCCCAAGAAATGTTATCAGCAGTGCGGCTACTAGAGTCAAAGTGGGATGATTCGCGAGAATTTGCATCTAGAATTTTTAGCACAGATTTCACTAATGAAGATTGGACACCAGAAGTAATGGTTAGCGTCTGTGACAGCATTCGCGAAGATGTTCGTTCTTTTGGGCGCGATTTAGTAACTCGCAACTTCAAAGAAACCGATGGACAAGAATACCTACTCAAATTCAGCGAACATCCCTCAACAGATATGCAGACCTTTGCTACTAACTATCTAGAAAACCATGCTGTAAATAATTCCCAACGGTTGCGAGACCTAACGCCATACTTTATCAGCGTCCTGTCCGGTGTCAATCGGGGAAGAGTTTCCAAACAAAGAATATTTGCTTTTCTAGATACCGAAGCCCAAAAAAGCGAGGAAGCTGCACAAATTGTCACTGAAATTCTCACCCGACAATCTGTCACAATGGCAATCGGCGACAAAGCCACAGCAATTCAGATAATGCTGAAAATTCAAAAAGCTTACCCTCAGATATCCTTACCGATTCAGGTAAAAGCCATCTCCCAAATCAGAAACTAA
- a CDS encoding iron ABC transporter permease, producing MNKSWLVVRSRALPVSFRIDRRIPTILSILLFVTLTAMVVSVSYGEYPIPIISVIKTLLGLETGNPDYPFIINTLRLPRTLVAALVGVALAVSGTILQGITRNPLADPGIIGINAGASLAAVSLIVLFPNVPIAILPVSAFGGALAVAFLIYFLAWDKGSSPVRLILIGVGIAAVIGALTSLMVTFGEINSVSQALVWLAGSVYGRSWEEVWSVAPWFAVLVPLALGKARQLNALNLGDDVAKGLGSSLEWERGWLLAIATALTGAAVATAGTISFVGLMAPHIARQLVGSTHEGLIPVSATIGAMIVVVADLLGRSLFAPTELPCGVITAVIGAPYFIYLLVQNRKR from the coding sequence ATGAACAAAAGCTGGTTGGTCGTTCGTTCTAGGGCGCTTCCGGTCTCCTTCCGGATCGATCGTCGTATCCCAACGATTCTAAGTATCCTGCTGTTCGTTACCCTGACGGCGATGGTTGTCAGTGTTTCGTATGGGGAATATCCAATTCCCATCATCTCCGTCATCAAAACCTTACTCGGACTGGAAACCGGAAACCCTGACTATCCCTTCATTATCAATACCCTGCGACTGCCGAGAACCTTAGTCGCGGCTCTTGTGGGAGTGGCATTGGCGGTTTCCGGTACGATCTTGCAAGGCATTACCCGCAATCCCCTAGCTGACCCAGGCATCATCGGGATTAACGCGGGTGCAAGTCTGGCAGCAGTTAGTCTGATTGTTTTGTTTCCCAACGTCCCGATTGCAATCTTGCCGGTGTCTGCCTTTGGGGGAGCATTGGCGGTCGCTTTCCTGATTTACTTTTTGGCATGGGATAAGGGGAGTTCTCCGGTTCGCCTGATTTTGATTGGTGTCGGGATTGCCGCAGTCATCGGCGCTTTGACTAGCTTGATGGTGACATTCGGTGAGATTAATAGTGTGAGTCAGGCGTTGGTGTGGTTGGCGGGGAGTGTCTACGGTCGCAGTTGGGAGGAGGTATGGTCGGTTGCGCCCTGGTTCGCGGTGTTGGTGCCATTGGCTTTGGGGAAAGCGCGACAGCTGAATGCTTTAAATTTGGGAGATGATGTTGCCAAAGGGCTGGGTAGTTCGCTGGAATGGGAACGCGGCTGGTTACTTGCGATCGCTACTGCGTTGACGGGGGCGGCGGTTGCTACCGCTGGTACGATTAGCTTTGTTGGGTTAATGGCACCGCACATCGCCCGTCAATTGGTGGGTTCAACTCATGAGGGGTTAATTCCTGTCTCGGCAACGATTGGGGCAATGATTGTGGTGGTTGCTGATTTGCTAGGGCGATCGCTATTTGCTCCGACTGAACTTCCCTGTGGTGTAATTACAGCCGTGATTGGCGCTCCTTACTTTATCTATCTGTTGGTGCAAAACCGCAAACGATGA
- a CDS encoding LD-carboxypeptidase produces the protein MSSLINRRQFLKTVALSAIATELPQIAIANPFLKTAVKPPRLKVGDTVGLINPASPIEPKDIAQVQKTLASLGLKVKLGKHLLDRYGYLAGSDRDRASDVNAMFADASVKAIVAVRGGWGCNRILPLLNYPLIQASPKIIIGYSDITSLLLAIYAKSGVVTFHGPVGTSTWNPFTVDYVKRILFNGEAVTMQNPPNAGIKVEIITPGKARGKLAGGNLSVLAAMVGSSYLPDWKQSILFVEEIGEEAYRIDRMLTQLKLAGILNQISGFIFGQCTDCQPKDNQPSLTLSQVLREHIQPLGIPAWYGSPIGHVKDKFTLPVGVQVEIDANKNTIRMLESSIK, from the coding sequence TTGTCATCCCTGATTAATCGCCGCCAGTTTCTTAAAACCGTTGCACTTTCCGCGATCGCAACTGAGTTGCCACAGATCGCGATCGCAAATCCATTTTTAAAAACCGCCGTAAAACCACCCCGCCTCAAAGTCGGCGATACGGTGGGATTAATTAATCCCGCCAGTCCCATTGAACCGAAAGACATTGCACAGGTACAGAAAACCCTGGCAAGTTTGGGGTTAAAGGTCAAATTAGGGAAGCATCTTCTCGATCGTTACGGTTATTTGGCAGGAAGCGATCGCGATCGCGCATCTGATGTAAATGCCATGTTTGCCGATGCTTCTGTAAAAGCGATTGTTGCTGTGCGTGGCGGTTGGGGCTGCAATCGGATTTTGCCACTCTTGAATTATCCTCTAATCCAAGCTTCTCCCAAAATCATCATCGGTTACAGCGATATTACTTCGCTGCTGTTAGCAATTTATGCCAAAAGTGGCGTTGTCACTTTTCATGGTCCTGTCGGCACATCCACTTGGAATCCATTTACAGTCGATTACGTTAAACGCATTCTCTTTAATGGGGAAGCCGTCACCATGCAAAATCCCCCGAATGCTGGCATTAAAGTGGAAATAATTACGCCTGGAAAGGCTAGGGGAAAATTAGCCGGGGGTAATTTATCGGTACTGGCGGCAATGGTGGGGTCATCTTATCTGCCAGATTGGAAACAAAGTATCTTATTTGTAGAAGAAATTGGCGAGGAAGCTTACCGGATCGACCGGATGCTGACTCAGCTAAAATTAGCGGGTATTCTCAACCAAATTTCTGGGTTTATTTTTGGGCAATGTACTGATTGCCAACCCAAAGATAATCAGCCTTCCCTAACTTTATCTCAAGTATTGAGAGAACACATTCAACCTTTAGGAATCCCAGCTTGGTATGGTTCACCGATTGGTCATGTCAAAGATAAATTTACCTTGCCAGTCGGTGTGCAAGTAGAAATTGATGCCAATAAAAATACAATTCGGATGTTAGAATCATCTATTAAATGA
- a CDS encoding ABC transporter ATP-binding protein, whose amino-acid sequence MNRLSTRKLTLAYEGVPIIKNLDLAIPEGKITALVGANGCGKSTLLRGLARLLKPRNGTVYLDAADLFKLSTKEVAKQLGILPQGPVAPEGLTVRDLVALGRYPYQNWLQQWSKEDERLVALALATTGMTELAERSLDTLSGGQRQRAWIAMALAQDTEILLLDEPTTFLDLAHQIEVLDLLLELNQTQGRTLVMVLHDLNQACRYADYLVAVKEGCVYAHGTPMQVMTEEMVREVFGLGCRIVEDPVAGTPMCIPLGRKLKIGQEAALKGDRISP is encoded by the coding sequence ATGAACCGACTCTCCACCCGCAAGCTCACCTTGGCTTATGAAGGTGTGCCAATTATCAAAAACCTTGATTTGGCGATTCCCGAAGGGAAAATAACCGCTTTAGTGGGTGCCAACGGTTGCGGTAAGTCTACGTTGCTGCGGGGTTTGGCAAGATTGCTCAAACCCCGGAACGGGACGGTTTATCTGGATGCGGCTGATTTGTTCAAGTTATCCACAAAAGAGGTCGCCAAGCAATTGGGGATTCTTCCCCAAGGGCCAGTGGCACCCGAAGGGTTAACCGTGCGAGATTTAGTGGCGCTGGGGCGTTATCCTTATCAGAACTGGTTGCAACAGTGGTCAAAAGAAGATGAGCGGTTGGTCGCGTTAGCGCTGGCGACGACTGGGATGACCGAATTGGCAGAGCGATCGCTCGATACTCTTTCGGGCGGACAGCGACAACGCGCTTGGATTGCAATGGCGCTAGCTCAGGATACAGAGATTTTACTCTTAGATGAACCCACCACTTTCTTAGACTTGGCGCACCAAATCGAGGTGTTGGATTTGCTTTTGGAGTTAAATCAAACGCAAGGACGAACACTGGTAATGGTGTTGCACGATTTGAACCAGGCTTGTCGCTATGCAGATTACCTAGTAGCGGTGAAAGAAGGTTGCGTTTATGCCCACGGAACCCCGATGCAAGTGATGACAGAAGAAATGGTGCGCGAAGTATTTGGGCTGGGTTGTCGCATTGTGGAAGATCCCGTAGCCGGGACACCGATGTGTATTCCGCTGGGGCGGAAACTGAAGATCGGTCAAGAAGCTGCCTTGAAGGGCGATCGCATTTCTCCTTGA
- a CDS encoding retropepsin-like aspartic protease — MKRFLSVVVSLTGLVSYAAVAGVPEAAKAQDAACFMVAPGGRTIDLGSLCGTDEGNKRVFQARIKRRAGGTPVIDVTFNGGQTFEMIVDTGASGTMITRRMASALRVVPVKTVKADTASAVGVEFPVGYVQSIAVDGAVASKVLVAIAGPEQDMGLLGHDFFGNYDVTIKRDVVEFHRR, encoded by the coding sequence ATGAAACGATTTCTAAGCGTGGTAGTTTCTCTAACTGGGCTGGTTTCCTACGCAGCTGTAGCGGGGGTGCCAGAGGCGGCGAAGGCTCAGGACGCGGCTTGCTTCATGGTAGCACCGGGGGGCAGAACGATAGATTTGGGGAGCCTCTGCGGCACCGATGAGGGGAACAAACGAGTCTTTCAAGCCAGAATCAAACGTCGCGCCGGTGGCACACCCGTCATTGATGTAACCTTTAATGGCGGGCAGACTTTTGAGATGATTGTAGACACCGGGGCCAGCGGCACGATGATTACCCGCCGGATGGCATCAGCGTTGCGAGTGGTGCCGGTGAAGACTGTCAAGGCAGATACAGCGAGTGCGGTGGGAGTTGAGTTTCCCGTCGGCTATGTGCAATCGATTGCCGTAGATGGTGCTGTCGCCAGCAAAGTGCTAGTAGCGATCGCTGGCCCAGAACAAGATATGGGATTGTTAGGACACGACTTCTTTGGCAATTACGATGTCACAATTAAACGCGATGTCGTCGAGTTCCACCGTCGCTAA
- a CDS encoding ATP-binding protein has protein sequence MSLSNKLLESIDEADLQELLFNQIAEGKALEYKQELPGNSDPDKKEFLYDISSFANASGGYLIYGIKEDAGIPTEICGLDISDVDAVLLRLESSIQDGIAPRIPGLRVKAIRLHNTRIVIVFNIPRSFSLPHMVKFKNASRFYSRNSAGKYQLDVGELRTAFTLSQSLTDRIRHFRQERLSNIVAQETPVLMNAGAKLVLHIIPIGAFDPASSFDVASLYNKYSQLFKPLTSDGWQQRHNFDGHLTFSKAPNENFAYSYLQTFRNGIIEAVDAVTVTVYNGRGVIFKEYEQEILQAIYRFLPLQQNLGVEPPLFIILSFLGVKDYIMEVNPEFGRSSGSPIDRDNLLVPEVVVEDFNFAPAQVMKPIFDAVWNAAGYTRSLNYDNDGQWVGT, from the coding sequence ATGTCACTCAGTAATAAATTATTAGAATCTATCGACGAAGCCGACCTTCAGGAGCTATTATTCAACCAGATCGCTGAGGGAAAGGCACTAGAATATAAGCAAGAATTACCTGGTAATAGTGACCCAGATAAGAAAGAATTCCTCTATGATATTTCATCGTTTGCTAATGCATCCGGGGGTTATTTAATTTACGGGATTAAAGAAGATGCGGGTATCCCTACAGAGATTTGTGGTTTAGATATCAGCGATGTAGACGCTGTACTCTTGAGACTTGAGAGCAGCATCCAAGACGGCATAGCACCACGAATACCAGGGTTGAGGGTTAAGGCTATTCGTTTGCATAACACGCGAATAGTTATTGTCTTCAACATACCCAGAAGTTTCTCGCTGCCTCACATGGTGAAATTTAAAAATGCATCAAGATTCTATTCCCGTAACTCAGCAGGTAAGTATCAGCTCGATGTAGGGGAATTAAGGACAGCTTTTACTCTATCGCAAAGCCTTACCGATCGCATCCGACACTTCCGCCAAGAGCGTCTTAGCAATATTGTGGCGCAAGAAACTCCGGTTCTTATGAATGCAGGAGCTAAGTTGGTGCTGCACATTATCCCCATTGGCGCGTTTGATCCGGCATCCAGCTTTGATGTCGCTTCTCTTTACAATAAATACTCTCAGCTTTTTAAGCCATTAACCAGCGATGGTTGGCAGCAGAGGCATAACTTTGATGGACACCTGACGTTTAGCAAGGCTCCCAATGAGAATTTTGCTTATTCTTATCTACAGACTTTTAGAAATGGGATTATCGAAGCTGTTGATGCTGTAACAGTTACTGTCTACAACGGCAGAGGCGTTATCTTTAAAGAGTACGAACAAGAGATTCTTCAGGCAATCTACAGGTTCTTACCCCTTCAGCAAAATCTTGGTGTTGAACCGCCTCTTTTCATCATACTGAGCTTCTTAGGAGTGAAGGATTACATCATGGAGGTTAATCCAGAATTTGGCCGGTCATCTGGTAGTCCCATTGACCGAGATAACCTTTTGGTTCCGGAAGTTGTAGTTGAAGACTTCAATTTCGCTCCTGCTCAAGTCATGAAACCTATCTTTGATGCTGTCTGGAACGCGGCTGGATACACCCGCTCGCTCAACTATGATAATGATGGACAGTGGGTTGGAACGTAA
- a CDS encoding glycosyl hydrolase family 57, with the protein MLSSSPKTTLPVLSEIIDGLPNISGWEKEVSSVVNQDDPVFLPTTNIRLEEVTAGFAIALHMHQPTIPTGANGELQNNLQYMFEHPYEGDNHNAGPFAYCYSRIADFIPELVANGCNPRVMLDFSGNLFWGLRQMGRGDILENLKRITCNPTYQPYVEWLGTMWSHAVIPSTPIPDIKLHIQAWQHHFAAIFGWDALARVKGFSPPEMHLPNHPDTLFEFVKALKECGYRWVMVQEHSVETLTGQSLPYKHLPHRLVARNSNGETISITALIKTQGSDTKLVAQMQPYYEAKTLSRQQLGKVSVPPIVTQIGDGENGGVMMNEFPSAFNQAWYQMANEGGGKTGVVGMTGTEYLELIEAAGCTPEDYPTCQAIGQHQIWERVSVENCTPEAVANAIAELKQINPNFHMDGASWTNHLSWVKGYENVLTPMNKLSALFHDKIDRLLQGEAESSYSAGESVTQQSSYREALMNNLLLQTSCFRYWGQGAWTDYAREIYQRGETLLQDTF; encoded by the coding sequence ATGCTTTCCTCATCTCCTAAAACGACGCTTCCTGTTTTATCCGAAATAATTGATGGATTGCCTAACATTTCTGGATGGGAAAAAGAAGTTAGTTCGGTCGTAAACCAGGATGACCCTGTATTTTTGCCTACCACAAATATTCGGTTAGAAGAAGTAACGGCTGGATTTGCGATCGCGCTCCATATGCACCAACCTACCATCCCCACTGGTGCGAATGGCGAACTCCAGAACAACCTGCAATATATGTTTGAGCATCCCTACGAAGGAGACAACCATAATGCAGGGCCATTTGCCTATTGTTATAGCCGTATAGCGGATTTTATTCCCGAACTGGTTGCGAATGGTTGTAATCCCCGCGTCATGCTAGATTTCTCCGGCAATCTCTTCTGGGGACTGCGGCAAATGGGACGAGGAGACATCTTAGAAAATCTCAAGCGCATCACCTGTAACCCTACTTACCAGCCTTATGTAGAATGGCTGGGGACGATGTGGAGTCATGCGGTTATTCCTTCTACCCCGATTCCCGATATCAAATTACATATTCAAGCATGGCAACATCATTTTGCTGCCATTTTTGGATGGGATGCACTGGCGCGAGTGAAAGGATTTTCTCCTCCAGAAATGCACCTTCCCAACCACCCAGATACCCTGTTTGAATTTGTAAAAGCACTGAAAGAATGTGGATACCGTTGGGTAATGGTTCAAGAGCATTCTGTTGAAACGCTAACGGGTCAATCTTTGCCCTATAAGCATTTGCCTCACCGCTTGGTTGCGCGAAATTCTAATGGCGAAACGATTAGTATTACGGCACTGATTAAGACTCAAGGTTCCGATACAAAATTAGTGGCGCAAATGCAGCCTTACTACGAAGCTAAAACCCTATCTCGGCAGCAATTAGGTAAAGTTTCGGTACCCCCCATCGTTACCCAGATTGGAGATGGTGAAAATGGCGGCGTGATGATGAATGAATTTCCTAGCGCTTTCAACCAAGCCTGGTATCAAATGGCAAATGAAGGCGGAGGAAAAACAGGGGTTGTCGGAATGACAGGTACAGAATACTTAGAACTCATAGAAGCCGCAGGTTGCACGCCTGAAGATTATCCAACTTGTCAAGCAATTGGTCAACACCAAATTTGGGAGCGAGTAAGTGTCGAAAATTGTACCCCAGAAGCGGTTGCCAATGCGATTGCAGAATTGAAGCAGATTAATCCAAACTTTCACATGGATGGCGCTTCTTGGACGAATCACCTGAGTTGGGTGAAGGGATATGAAAATGTCTTGACTCCGATGAATAAACTCAGTGCTTTATTTCACGATAAAATCGACCGATTGCTCCAAGGGGAAGCAGAATCAAGCTATTCTGCTGGGGAATCTGTTACCCAACAATCCAGCTATCGAGAGGCACTGATGAATAATCTTTTGCTTCAAACAAGCTGTTTTCGTTACTGGGGACAAGGAGCTTGGACTGACTATGCTCGTGAAATATATCAACGAGGTGAAACACTTCTTCAGGATACTTTCTAA
- a CDS encoding iron ABC transporter permease: protein MQPRPSLLVGLILSLLILLICLVVSIGYGAADISASTIYEALTAFDGSADHLIIRTIRIPRSLIAILVGAAMAIAGAIMQGITRNPLADPGILGINAGAAMAVVIAVFAFGTTDPSFYAWYAFLGAGAAAIAVYFLGSLGRGGLTPLNLTIAGAAISTFLSSVTTGILIFSQRTLDEIRFWMAGSIAGRDFTIVWQVLPYITLGLILAFALGKQITTLNLGEDVAKGLGQRTAWVKVAAAFSVILLAGSAVAAAGPIGFIGLVIPHVVRLLVGVDYRWIMPYSAVFGAILLLTADIGARLLIKPQELPVGVMTALVGAPLFVYLARFKVKK, encoded by the coding sequence ATACAGCCACGGCCCTCTCTGCTTGTTGGCTTAATTCTGAGCCTCTTGATTCTCCTCATTTGCCTGGTAGTCAGTATTGGCTATGGTGCAGCCGACATTTCTGCAAGCACCATTTATGAAGCGTTGACAGCGTTTGATGGGTCTGCGGATCACTTGATTATTCGGACGATCAGGATACCGCGATCGCTCATCGCCATCCTGGTTGGTGCCGCAATGGCGATCGCGGGTGCGATTATGCAAGGCATCACCCGCAACCCCTTAGCTGACCCCGGAATCCTGGGAATCAACGCCGGTGCCGCAATGGCGGTGGTCATCGCCGTATTTGCTTTCGGAACAACCGATCCAAGTTTTTATGCTTGGTATGCCTTTCTGGGTGCCGGTGCCGCTGCGATCGCTGTCTATTTCCTCGGTTCCTTGGGTCGCGGTGGACTCACCCCACTCAACCTCACCATCGCCGGTGCAGCGATTAGTACCTTCCTGTCTTCAGTGACAACCGGCATCCTGATTTTCAGCCAACGCACCCTTGATGAAATCCGTTTTTGGATGGCTGGATCGATTGCGGGTCGTGACTTCACGATTGTCTGGCAAGTGCTGCCCTATATTACCCTCGGACTGATATTAGCCTTCGCTTTAGGTAAACAAATCACTACCTTGAATCTCGGTGAAGATGTCGCTAAAGGCTTAGGTCAACGAACCGCATGGGTAAAAGTTGCCGCTGCTTTCAGTGTCATCTTACTGGCAGGCAGTGCCGTTGCTGCCGCTGGCCCGATTGGATTTATCGGTTTAGTCATCCCCCACGTTGTCCGCTTGCTGGTTGGCGTTGATTACCGCTGGATTATGCCCTATTCTGCGGTTTTTGGAGCCATCTTACTGTTAACCGCAGATATCGGTGCCAGATTGCTGATTAAGCCGCAAGAACTCCCAGTCGGAGTCATGACTGCTTTAGTTGGTGCGCCCTTGTTCGTTTATCTTGCCCGCTTCAAGGTGAAAAAATGA